The window CATCAGTGAGAGAAACGGTTCTTCATCTGGCCTATAATCACACCTAAGCATTTCCTTGAGAACATTTGCACTCTCCCCTGAACACATCAATCCAAGCGCCTCAAGTGCCCTTGAAGGGTCTGTCAAAATAGCATCTAATTGAGCTATGGCCTCTCTCTGCTTCCTTTCAAAAACACCATCTTTTATACCAAGCGTCGAGAGAAGGGTGATCAACTGGCGATTTAGAAAATAAGACTGATATTTGCTATTGTCCAAAATATCCAGACTAGTGCTGTCTGATTCGTATTTTAACATACTGTGTCTTAATGATAATTTCACTGAAGAATTTGGATCAACAGCTACAACACCTTTGAACCCAGCATATCGTATCTGGAATGCAGATGGAGTATAACTTGTGAAACCACATTTTTTAGCCACTTCTTGGGCTAATTCAGAAGATATTTTTCCGATCCCATCAgagaaaacatatttaattCCTTTCCTTTTGACTTCTACATCAGGAATGATTTCGATGTCCTTCCTATCAACAGGCACAGCAACCCTGGATGCGCTCAAAGACTGACCAAGTCTGGCTGCAAATCTTGCCACATTTTTTATCTCACGAAAATCACCCAAGCTCTTTCTAATATCTGCTGCAGTAAGCCCAGGTCTAGATGCAAACATCCATAAAGTATTCTCTCTAACTTGACTATTTGAGAAAGCAAGAGTTTCAAACTTTTTGTCTCCGATGACTATGCCATTTCGGAGAGTTGACAGTATCCTCTGATAAATTCTAGTACGCTTTTTTCCTGATGCCTTAGGAGATAAAACTGTTGAAAACAATCTATCCATATCCTCATCAACAAATGAAACACGAAGAAAATTATCAATGTCATCAGGATAACTGCGTAAGACACGATTGGACAGACTGACTTCTGGACCACGAAAGTAAATTTTTGTGGGGGTTACAAAAACCTTGTGCACATACGCTAGCCCATCATCCAAGGCAATGGGAGGTGATCCAAGAAGTGTCTTAGACTTAGAATAGTTTTTGTATTGATCTTTGAGCCAGCTTACAGGATCATAGCAGCATTCTCTTAGATTAAACAGCTTCTCCAATGCATGTTCTATGAATGCTATATCCATTCTGCTTGGATCAAAGAAGCGAAAGAACTTGACATCAAGTACTGGCCCAGGAATACAACCGTGCTGAATCAAGGAATTGATTTTGAACAAGATCTTAAATGGCAAGTCGATGCCTTGTGGTGGACTTATAATTGGAACAAGATCAGAATTGCAGGAGAAAGTAGAACCTTTCTTTAGACTGAACTTCCCTGGACTTTCCTTGTAGAAAAAGAAATCTTTCAGAGCTTTTGGAACATGATCCCCGCCTGGAAGCTCCAAACACATAGCAGATGATTGTCCAATGCTGGAGGATGGAGTAAAATCAACTGTCCGGTCCCAGTGGCTTTCTCTCTTATAAATAAGAGGAGCACCATATAACtatcaagagaaagaaaaggaaattaatttaataaataaaagaaataaattgcTATTTTgaagtaaagaaaacaactttgacatgtaaCAACcaaaaaagcaaagaaattaGATAAATGGCGTACCAGATGACATATAGTTCAACTATCAAAGAATAAGTAGAGTTCTTTTAGAAGAAAGCCATATTCAGGAAGTCTCAGAAACATTTACGTGTGCAATGGACACGGTGGACATTAAGtagtttttctcatttttgtcaAATGCTAacacaaaatttcataataataagtttttttgATGGCTAACCTGGATGACAAGAAACTTCACAGACTGATCATGTGGGCGTTGTAGCTGGATTTGCCAAATTGTCTCATACGGAACCTTAAGCTTATAATCCACAGAATCATAAGTTAGAAAGAAGCTAAAATTTCTGAGATCCGAGTCAAATTTCACAGAAACATTTTCCTGTGACCAGAGCACATAAAACTTCTCCTCTGAAATCTGGCAGCCAAAGTTCAATCTTGCGTTATCAGTCCTGTCCTGTGGGGTTTTCTCCATAGCTGAATTTCTATCATGGTCAACATAACGAGCTTTCAGATAAGAATCTCCATCCCATATAAGTCGTTCAGCAGCCATGGACACGATATACTCTGCAGCTTCCATGGTTGTGAATTCAACTATGGCGTATGCCCTTGAACCTTTTTTTGGCTTAACCTTAACCACATCATAGACTGTTCCTTTACCCGTGTATCCCTCCACAAATTCCTTAACTGCTATTTCAGGCTTAATTGAAGCAAAGCCAAACAAGCTGATTGTCTTAGCCATTTCGTCGTGACAATTTCAACTGCAGTTCCATATCCAACACAAAAGTTAGCAACTCTAACAAAGTTATTCTCTGCAAATATATTACACATGAACAATGTTGAACTGAAAATGAACTTTTGAGGCCATGCCCTAGTAGATAGTTTCTTATAAGTCGTCAATGTCTAACGAAGTACATGCTACcaaccatttaaaaaaagaaggaaCTGAACAGACTGTTTAACAAGATAGCGAAATGAAAAAAACTCAGAAGCAATTTAAATCTCAAAAAAGCATCAAATTCACAGCAACATATAAACTAGTTCATACATTACACAACAAAGGAAATATCAATAAGCAAAGAACTTAATCAAAGAAACAGAAAGAATTTAAGCAGGGATTTACTTACAAGTGCTCGTAGAATTATCAATAATCAATCAACACTCTATCGCTCTGTGAGAATCAAATGGTGATCAAGGAAGGTATATATGGAGCAAAATAGTAACACTATTACTAATACTATTCGttgtcaatatatatatatatatatatatatgtgtgtgtgtgtgtgtgtgtgtgtgtgtgtgtgtgtgtatcctTCTCTTACAAGAATGTGCTGAAACTGAGAGTAGAAGGAAATTTACCTTCTTGAAGACTTGCTTTTACTGACATGGGCAACTATTGGGTCCTAGACTCCCATATGACTTACAAGTTTCGACATCCCATTGGCTAATAAGAGTCCTTTCCTAAGAAGTTGTTAATGTAAGTACAACTCGATGGGAACTGAGAGAGACCATTCTTTGTAAGATTCTTCAATGTCTTCATTGGTTGGCTTGGACTGATCAAGTGTGAACGTCTCCATGGTAGTAGAGAGCTTCACTTGCTTTTTCTGAAGATTATTGGATTTGGGTCAGTGTTGAATGTGGAAAAAAATGCATGAATAATGGAAAGTGTGATTAATGGAGGTGATGATATAGTTAAATAAATGGTAAGGGTGTGGAAAAAGCGAATGAGGTATTGACTGGTTGAAAAAGATGCCCCACTAACAACCGAAGTTACAAGGATACTTCTcagaagggagaaaaaaaaaaaaaaacagatatgtTCCCCTTCACCTTTCCTGTCCCCATGCCGTAGAAGAGAATTGAAGAGCCAGAgtggatttgatccaaattgTTCAAATTTGTATAGTTTTTCTGTTCaaataaatcgaatttaaataagAATAGCCCTAGTTCATGTTATAATCTAGTTAATTCTACTAAATCAGTTTGTTGATAAATTCATCTTTCTTATTTTGCTTTAACAATTAAGAGTAAATTCGAGCTAAAATAGCCTAAATTGAGGCTACCTCGAACTTGAGTTGAATCCAGAACTCCCCGCTGTCAAGAATATAACCTAAGGCGACAGTGATCCTATGGCGACATATGGGACATTTTGTTACTCTTGACCTACAGTCTGTACATGTCCACAACCGTATGCCAAGTCCTTCGAACTAGTCAAGCAAACTGAACAAGTCTACAACCAAgttggaaaatatgataaaaataacttagGAGTTCCTTGCGTGATAATGTCTGAGGTAATTTAGGCAAGGCTAAAAGAttcattcccacccaaggtttactatattttcaaacttttattgtaaagtttcaaaaactcaaatattcatatttctattaaaattatgttataattaaagataaaaccgttatttaacaaaattataaaaaactaaaattttatcttatttttctctcttaatctaaacaattaataatttttttcattcaaaatttgaaaagttacattttctcttaCAGGATTTGATTTTTTCCAAGTAACCATTTTTCGATAATAAATCTAGAAAGACTATTGGTTAGCCTTTTCCCTACCTCCCTCCCTAGCCGTTTTCCGGCGTGGAAACCACCCACCCACTTTCTGACGACCAATCTGGGAATAGAGTTCTATTCCAACCCTAATTTAAATGTCACTTAACACATCTACAGTTTCAATAGCTGAAGTGTTCGAATTATTGCATGAAATGTTGAATGTAGAATGTAGGACTATACATTTCTGTTTCTGCTTAACCATAAACAATCTTCTCTGGCAGATCTTCGCCATAACTATGAAGGGAATAGCAGGAAGCTTGGTGGTATTGTTAATGGCTTGAAAGATTGAAAAAAGCTCTAAATGCATGAATGAATGTTCGTAAGAAGTTGTTAATGTAATTACAACTCGATGGGAACTGAGAGAGATTATCTTTGTAAGATTCTTCAAAGTCTTCATTGGTTGGCTTGGATTGATCAAGTGTGAACGTCTCCATAGTAGTAGAGAGCCTCACTTGCTTTTTCTGTAGATTATTGGGTCTGGGTCAGCATTGAATGTAGAAAAAAATGCATGAATGAATGGGTAACTACGTGAACACAAGCAACAAAGACGTTTATCAAGTCTTTTTCCAAGTATTGATGGAATGTATGATTAAGGGAGGTGATGATATAGTTGAACAAATGATATGGTTGTGGAAAAGAGAACGCGGTATTGACTGGTTGAAAAAGATGCTCCACCGACAACTGAAGTTACAAGGTTAATTTTGAGAAGGGGAAAAAGGAACAGGTTTGGATGTGATATGTGCCTTCTCCTTTCCTTCCCCATGCCATTAAGAGAATTGAAGAGTTATAGTGAATTCAATCTAAGTTATTTGAGTTTATATCATTGTTTAATCTATACAGActgagtttgaataaaaatattcttaattcGTAATATAGTCAAATCAATTCAACTCAATCTAGTTGttgatatattcatatttttagttaatggtaaattcaaactaagtatagtttaaattaaaatcaaagtaaattcaaattgagttaaatcTAAAATGAGATCAGTTtaagctcaatttgaattaaaaaaatctaattcaaattaacaataacatcatgaaaaaacctttcaaaaagcgtatgaaaaaaaaataatcaaagaagATGGACAATCATTAGATgagataaatttgttaataattcgttaaattcaaatgtgtttgAATCGAACTTACTAAGACTttcttagtttgaatttaactcattttaaacttaaacaTCATGCTAACTTAGTTTAAATCTAACCTTATCAatgaattttttccttcttttatctttaataatgtCTCCTTCTTTCAAGGATTCTCCAATGAACATATTGCTAATAGAGCAAGCTAAACTTAATTTTGCACttatagattaaaatttaaatcaaactcaagccaTATCCTTTGTTTGGACTTGCCTAGAATCCACTCCTATTAAGATGAGTTTAGTTTGTCTGCTGCTCCCTCTTTAATAATAAGCggttttcttttgttaatatattcgaaaaaaaaaaaagtcgactcctattagaattttaatatgGAGCCAAACAAATTATCTTAATGTAATGGGCACATGAAAGCCTCATGGGCTATTGAGTGGGCCATTAACAAATTAGGCCCATAAACTTACCAGCAGGCTGATGATTGCATGGGTTAATATCACGCCCTCTGTCATTCTAAACTCGGAAGTAGGCAGCATTTAGATGAGCCAGGCGGCCAAACAAAACGAAACAATGCATCTCAAACGCCACGGTATTTAGCAAACACTAAGGGCGCCAACGCCAAAACCAGAAATTTTGAACTTCTCCTTGCATCCCAAGTTAGTAacataataattcaaaattaacgaATATTAATCACTAATTGCTAAATTATTATGAGTCAAACTCCGGTGCTTCCACCGAATGGTGGAGGTGTACAGGGCATTGCGCCGGATGTCGTATGATCTTAACGGTGGGACCAGGTGTAACCGAACTCATTTGTCCTACTCCTACGTGTCAGCTTCCGCAAATGCTTCCGTCGGAGCTCATGACCATCACCGCTTCACTTCCTCCTCCTACAACTACTAATACTTCTTCTACCAGAGGAGTTATGGTTCCCTCTCCCAGTCGTCACCTGCAGAATGTTAATGCGAAGGCACGTGCCGGCTCACGGCATCGATCCGATTAAGATGCAGTTACCTTGTGCTAATTGTTAGGCGATTCTCAACGTGCCTCATGGACTCGTTCGCTTCTCGTGTCCGCAATGTGCTGTGGAGTTGGCCGTCGATATGTCCAAAGTCAAACAgttctttcctcttcttctgCGGCGTCTTCTGCCTGCTCCTCCCCCTGGGGAAGTCAACGAGGTTTCTCATTTCtattttcagtttggttttatTATGCTTTTATATTGTCTAAATTATGAAACGTAGATTTTATTTTGGTCTGCGTCTACTGGTACTGTTACATAATTGTGTTAATTATACCTTATTCAATATGACAGTTTGGTCAGATGTTGCTGTCGGCAAATTTACTAAG is drawn from Mangifera indica cultivar Alphonso unplaced genomic scaffold, CATAS_Mindica_2.1 Un_0070, whole genome shotgun sequence and contains these coding sequences:
- the LOC123207306 gene encoding probable RNA-dependent RNA polymerase 1; the protein is MAKTISLFGFASIKPEIAVKEFVEGYTGKGTVYDVVKVKPKKGSRAYAIVEFTTMEAAEYIVSMAAERLIWDGDSYLKARYVDHDRNSAMEKTPQDRTDNARLNFGCQISEEKFYVLWSQENVSVKFDSDLRNFSFFLTYDSVDYKLKVPYETIWQIQLQRPHDQSVKFLVIQLYGAPLIYKRESHWDRTVDFTPSSSIGQSSAMCLELPGGDHVPKALKDFFFYKESPGKFSLKKGSTFSCNSDLVPIISPPQGIDLPFKILFKINSLIQHGCIPGPVLDVKFFRFFDPSRMDIAFIEHALEKLFNLRECCYDPVSWLKDQYKNYSKSKTLLGSPPIALDDGLAYVHKVFVTPTKIYFRGPEVSLSNRVLRSYPDDIDNFLRVSFVDEDMDRLFSTVLSPKASGKKRTRIYQRILSTLRNGIVIGDKKFETLAFSNSQVRENTLWMFASRPGLTAADIRKSLGDFREIKNVARFAARLGQSLSASRVAVPVDRKDIEIIPDVEVKRKGIKYVFSDGIGKISSELAQEVAKKCGFTSYTPSAFQIRYAGFKGVVAVDPNSSVKLSLRHSMLKYESDSTSLDILDNSKYQSYFLNRQLITLLSTLGIKDGVFERKQREAIAQLDAILTDPSRALEALGLMCSGESANVLKEMLRCDYRPDEEPFLSLMLQTYRASSLQDLRTKARIFLPKGRNMMGTLDETGTLKYGQIFVQYSHSRSSHFSDDFYFQSRGNASNQTSVCEGKVVVAKNPCLHPGDMRVLEAVDVPALHHMVDCVVFPAKGKRPHPNECSGSDLDGDMYFVCWDPDLIPPYQFRPMDYTPGKAKVFHRDVTIEDVEEYFVDFIVNDSLGIINHAHVVFADKEPEKARSTQCLQLARQASIAVDFPKTGVAAKIPSELRVNKYPDFMDKPDYMTYQSERVMGRLYREVKGIAPHATAIKSFTKEIALRSFDSDMEVDGFKKYVNEALHYKCKYDTRLSNLMKHYGIETEAEIVSGYIIKIAKGFDKRGDLDTITSATRSIRKEARAWFNESSESGSSNSDGNDAYAKASAWYYVTYHHSYWGYCIKEGISREHFLSFPWCIYDTLIEIKGKKKRKMSG